The Anabaena sp. WA102 genome contains a region encoding:
- a CDS encoding acyl-CoA synthetase — protein sequence MNLPLITHAKKHNKKIAIVTGEDVFSYSDLLHISGLIATGLLKDTEDLQEQRVAFLIPPGFEYVATQWGIWRAGGIAVPLCVSHPRPELEYVITNSGASIIVVHPQFEDILLSLATEKNLRFILTSATLPDHVTTLPNIDIQRRALILYTSGTTGKPKGVVTTHDHIQAQVTSLVTAWEWTSDDRILNVLPLHHIHGIINVLTCALWVGAECHILSKFDAETVCNQICEGKLTLFMAVPTIYVKLIAAWENATQERQKTMTAGCEKMRLMVSGSAALPVQVLAKWQSISGHFLLERYGMTEIGMALSNSLHGQRYAGYVGQPLPQVEVRLVDENGELVPPGIPGEIQVKSPGVFLEYWQNPQATEKAFSNGWFCTGDTAIVENDNYRILGRMSVDIIKTGGYKVSALEIEEVLRTHPDIQECAVVGVTDLEWGERVCAALVLLPERQLTLESLRSWAKGQLAVYKIPTRILIVDELPRNAMGKVTKPQVFELFQAG from the coding sequence GTGAATCTCCCTTTGATTACTCATGCTAAAAAGCATAACAAAAAAATAGCAATTGTTACAGGTGAAGACGTATTTAGCTATAGTGATTTACTCCACATCTCTGGGCTAATTGCCACAGGTCTGCTGAAGGATACAGAAGACTTACAAGAACAGAGAGTTGCTTTTCTTATCCCCCCTGGGTTTGAGTATGTAGCCACTCAGTGGGGAATTTGGCGGGCTGGGGGAATAGCGGTACCGTTATGTGTTTCTCACCCCCGTCCAGAATTGGAGTATGTGATTACTAATTCGGGAGCATCAATTATTGTTGTCCATCCCCAATTTGAGGATATACTGCTATCGCTTGCCACTGAAAAAAATTTACGCTTTATTCTCACCTCAGCAACACTCCCAGATCATGTTACTACCCTACCAAATATAGATATTCAAAGACGGGCATTAATTCTTTATACGAGTGGGACAACAGGTAAACCCAAGGGTGTGGTGACAACTCATGATCATATTCAAGCGCAAGTAACTAGCTTAGTTACTGCTTGGGAATGGACATCAGATGACCGTATTCTCAATGTACTACCATTACATCATATTCATGGGATTATCAACGTCCTGACCTGTGCTTTATGGGTTGGGGCGGAATGCCATATATTAAGTAAATTTGATGCTGAAACTGTGTGTAATCAGATTTGTGAGGGTAAGTTAACCCTATTTATGGCAGTACCAACAATTTATGTAAAATTGATTGCTGCTTGGGAAAATGCTACTCAGGAACGCCAAAAAACTATGACCGCAGGATGTGAAAAAATGCGTCTGATGGTTTCTGGTTCAGCAGCTTTACCAGTACAAGTATTAGCAAAGTGGCAAAGTATTAGCGGTCATTTTCTCCTAGAACGCTATGGAATGACGGAAATTGGTATGGCACTATCCAACTCTTTACATGGTCAACGATACGCAGGATATGTGGGTCAACCTTTACCACAAGTTGAAGTTAGATTAGTAGATGAAAATGGAGAATTAGTGCCACCAGGAATACCAGGAGAAATTCAAGTTAAAAGCCCTGGAGTGTTTTTAGAATATTGGCAAAACCCCCAAGCAACAGAAAAGGCATTTAGCAATGGCTGGTTTTGTACTGGAGATACGGCCATAGTCGAAAATGACAACTATCGTATTTTAGGAAGAATGAGCGTTGATATCATCAAAACAGGAGGGTATAAGGTTTCAGCTTTGGAAATTGAGGAAGTGTTAAGAACTCATCCAGATATTCAAGAATGTGCAGTAGTTGGGGTGACAGATTTAGAATGGGGTGAGCGAGTTTGTGCGGCGTTAGTATTACTACCAGAACGTCAATTGACATTAGAATCTTTGAGGAGTTGGGCAAAGGGGCAATTGGCAGTTTATAAGATTCCCACTCGCATTTTGATAGTTGATGAATTACCCCGTAATGCTATGGGGAAAGTAACTAAGCCGCAGGTGTTTGAACTATTTCAGGCAGGATAA